The following are encoded together in the Vanrija pseudolonga chromosome 7, complete sequence genome:
- the fmqE_3 gene encoding MFS transporter fmqE, which produces MLLKAQCCRWLLATKTTSNTMTEHEKQPVDTHIEKVDDPNQDHDQSNDLLKSRYDNLSIPRTLWLFRRSVFFVLMLYTGYMCEGFELGAGGSIVANEGFIKQFGSRGDEAGVRALDPTWLSTWSALLNVGQILVFTHIGWVADRFGRKIAFYIGWVWLMVGCTFLNTAKSPQIWALAKLCNGAGIGVLQICCQVYVMEIVPNRIRGGMITFQAVWSNIGGIIVAVMMQQLNQRHPDNYLLAMRILWAPIGLIIICWAILPESPWYHARRGNKEGALKAMKQLYGGIDGFDYEEEYGIIERTISHEREVNKGAPRYRDVFKGLNLKRTLSVAMLSACQQLAGLAIISTYSTCAYLVNSIELTPDFFSLAGLKDPFLGTLILSCCNLLAVTLWSLSTDKLGRRMIVNCGQTLCCVILFVVGALYYTGATTGNAKAGTALLAICCLWTFTFQVIGMSYYLYSAELPTALLRVKTGPFTYLVNSILGIATCYATPPMLLKLSLRAGFVFGAFSVPICVLMWFYLPETKGRSAAEIDELYERKVPAWRWSSTVTEAETHLAEVSHGRVTHGKQDA; this is translated from the exons ATGCTGTTAAAAGCGCAGTGTTGCAGATGGCTCTTGGCCACCAAGACGACCTCGAACACGATGACCGAACACGAGAAGCAGCCAGTCGACACTCACATCGAGAAGGTGGACGACCCGAACCAGGACCACGACCAGTCAAATGACCTCCTCAAGTCCCGCTATGACAACCTCAGCATCCCCCGCACTCTCTGGTTATTCAGGCGCTCCGTCTTCTTCGTGCTCATGCTGTACACCGGGTACATGTGCGAAGGCTTCGAG CTCGGAGCAGGTGGCAGTATCGTGGCCAACGAGGGTTTCATCAAGCAATTCGGCTCCCGCGGCGATGAGGCCGGAgtccgcgcgctcgaccccaCTTGGC TGTCCACCTGGTCTGCCTTACTGAATGTTGGTCAGATCCTCGTTTTCACCCACATCGGTTGGGTGGCGGACCGCTTTGGCCGCAAGATCGCCTTCTACATCGGCTGGGTCTGGCTCATGGTGGGGTGCACATTTCTCAACACCGCCAAGTCACCTCAAATTTGGGCGCTTGCGAAACTCTGCAATGGTGCCGGCATCGGGGTGCTCCA AATCTGCTGTCAGGTCTATGTAATGGAGATCGTCCCGAACCGCATCCGAGGAGGCATGATCACCTTCCAGGCCGTATG GTCCAACATTGGCGGTATCATCGTCGCGGTGATGATGCAGCAGCTCAACCAGAGGCACCCCGACAACTATCTCCTCGCCATGCGCATCCTTTGGGCCCCTATCGGACTCATCATCATCTGCTGGGCTATCCTCCCCGAGTCGCCTTGGTACCATGCCCGCCGGGGAAACAAGGAGGGAGCTCTGAAGGCGATGAAGCAGCTCTATGGTGGTATCGATGGATTCGACTACGAGGAAGAGTACGGCATCATCGAGCGGACCATTTCGCACGAAAGGGAGGTCAACAAGGGTGCCCCGAGGTACCGTGACGTGTTCAAGGGTCTCAACCTT AAACGCACCTTGTCCGTTGCGATGCTCTCCGCTTGCCAGCAACTCGCCGGTCTTGCCATCATCAGCACCTACTCAACGTGTGCGTACCTCGTCAATAGCATtgagctgaccccagatTTCTTTTCCCTCGCTGGACTTAAGGACCCATTCCTTGGCACCCTCATCCTCTC ATGCTGTAATCTTCTCGCTGTTACTCTCTGGTCACTCTCTACAGACAAGCTCGGTCGCCGGATGATCGTCAACTGTGGACAGACGCTCTGCTGCGTCATCCTCTTCGTGGTCGGCGCTCTCTACTACACCGGAGCCACGACGGGCAACGCAAAGGCTGGCACGGCTTTG CTCGCGATCTGCTGCCTCTGGACGTTCACATTCCAAGTTATCGGCATGTCGTACTACCTCTACTCGGCCGAGCTTCCCACTGCTCTTCTCCGCGTCAAGACTGGACCGTTCACATACCTTGTTAACTCCATCCTTGGCATTGCCACCTG CTACGCGACCCCACCTATGCTGCTCAAACTCAGCCTCCGCGCCGGGTTTGTTTTCGGCGCCTTCTCGGTTCCCATCTGTGTTCTCATGTGGTTCTACCTTCCCGAGACGAAGGG TCGCTCCGCAGCTGAGATCGACGAACTGTACGAGAGGAAGGTACCTGCCTGGCGCTGGTCGTCGACAGTTAC
- the fmqE_3 gene encoding MFS transporter fmqE → MLLKAQCCRWLLATKTTSNTMTEHEKQPVDTHIEKVDDPNQDHDQSNDLLKSRYDNLSIPRTLWLFRRSVFFVLMLYTGYMCEGFELGAGGSIVANEGFIKQFGSRGDEAGVRALDPTWLSTWSALLNVGQILVFTHIGWVADRFGRKIAFYIGWVWLMVGCTFLNTAKSPQIWALAKLCNGAGIGVLQICCQVYVMEIVPNRIRGGMITFQAVWSNIGGIIVAVMMQQLNQRHPDNYLLAMRILWAPIGLIIICWAILPESPWYHARRGNKEGALKAMKQLYGGIDGFDYEEEYGIIERTISHEREVNKGAPRYRDVFKGLNLKRTLSVAMLSACQQLAGLAIISTYSTYFFSLAGLKDPFLGTLILSCCNLLAVTLWSLSTDKLGRRMIVNCGQTLCCVILFVVGALYYTGATTGNAKAGTALLAICCLWTFTFQVIGMSYYLYSAELPTALLRVKTGPFTYLVNSILGIATCYATPPMLLKLSLRAGFVFGAFSVPICVLMWFYLPETKGRSAAEIDELYERKVPAWRWSSTVTEAETHLAEVSHGRVTHGKQDA, encoded by the exons ATGCTGTTAAAAGCGCAGTGTTGCAGATGGCTCTTGGCCACCAAGACGACCTCGAACACGATGACCGAACACGAGAAGCAGCCAGTCGACACTCACATCGAGAAGGTGGACGACCCGAACCAGGACCACGACCAGTCAAATGACCTCCTCAAGTCCCGCTATGACAACCTCAGCATCCCCCGCACTCTCTGGTTATTCAGGCGCTCCGTCTTCTTCGTGCTCATGCTGTACACCGGGTACATGTGCGAAGGCTTCGAG CTCGGAGCAGGTGGCAGTATCGTGGCCAACGAGGGTTTCATCAAGCAATTCGGCTCCCGCGGCGATGAGGCCGGAgtccgcgcgctcgaccccaCTTGGC TGTCCACCTGGTCTGCCTTACTGAATGTTGGTCAGATCCTCGTTTTCACCCACATCGGTTGGGTGGCGGACCGCTTTGGCCGCAAGATCGCCTTCTACATCGGCTGGGTCTGGCTCATGGTGGGGTGCACATTTCTCAACACCGCCAAGTCACCTCAAATTTGGGCGCTTGCGAAACTCTGCAATGGTGCCGGCATCGGGGTGCTCCA AATCTGCTGTCAGGTCTATGTAATGGAGATCGTCCCGAACCGCATCCGAGGAGGCATGATCACCTTCCAGGCCGTATG GTCCAACATTGGCGGTATCATCGTCGCGGTGATGATGCAGCAGCTCAACCAGAGGCACCCCGACAACTATCTCCTCGCCATGCGCATCCTTTGGGCCCCTATCGGACTCATCATCATCTGCTGGGCTATCCTCCCCGAGTCGCCTTGGTACCATGCCCGCCGGGGAAACAAGGAGGGAGCTCTGAAGGCGATGAAGCAGCTCTATGGTGGTATCGATGGATTCGACTACGAGGAAGAGTACGGCATCATCGAGCGGACCATTTCGCACGAAAGGGAGGTCAACAAGGGTGCCCCGAGGTACCGTGACGTGTTCAAGGGTCTCAACCTT AAACGCACCTTGTCCGTTGCGATGCTCTCCGCTTGCCAGCAACTCGCCGGTCTTGCCATCATCAGCACCTACTCAACGT atTTCTTTTCCCTCGCTGGACTTAAGGACCCATTCCTTGGCACCCTCATCCTCTC ATGCTGTAATCTTCTCGCTGTTACTCTCTGGTCACTCTCTACAGACAAGCTCGGTCGCCGGATGATCGTCAACTGTGGACAGACGCTCTGCTGCGTCATCCTCTTCGTGGTCGGCGCTCTCTACTACACCGGAGCCACGACGGGCAACGCAAAGGCTGGCACGGCTTTG CTCGCGATCTGCTGCCTCTGGACGTTCACATTCCAAGTTATCGGCATGTCGTACTACCTCTACTCGGCCGAGCTTCCCACTGCTCTTCTCCGCGTCAAGACTGGACCGTTCACATACCTTGTTAACTCCATCCTTGGCATTGCCACCTG CTACGCGACCCCACCTATGCTGCTCAAACTCAGCCTCCGCGCCGGGTTTGTTTTCGGCGCCTTCTCGGTTCCCATCTGTGTTCTCATGTGGTTCTACCTTCCCGAGACGAAGGG TCGCTCCGCAGCTGAGATCGACGAACTGTACGAGAGGAAGGTACCTGCCTGGCGCTGGTCGTCGACAGTTAC